The following is a genomic window from Armatimonadota bacterium.
GCATGTGCTTGATCTGCCGCGGGTGGTGCCCCGGCAGAGGCTGTACGCGGCGCATGAGGCTATGCGTCGGCACGGCGGTTCACGCGCGCCGACCCACAGTGGCCGAACACCCCGCCTGTCAGGGCCAGCCCCTTCCAGGTCGGGTGTAGGCAACACCGATCATGCCATCAGCACCTCGACACAACGCGATGGCGCAGATGGCCCGCACGAGCAAGCCGTGCACGCCGTCCTTGGCGACGGCGTGCACGGCGGGCGCGACCCGGGCTCACGCCCGCCCCGCTCGTCTCCAGACTGTCTCCCCGGCCGCCCACACGGACAACAAGGGCGACGGCATCGCGCCTAACGTCGGAAGTATCGGCGCCGAGGGCGCTTCGAAGCCCGCTTGGCTGCCCGCTCCTCGCGGCGTTGCCGCTGACAATCCGGACACAGCCGCGGTGGCGGATACCCGGATCGCTCATCCCTGGCTCGCTCCGCCTCAGGGTACAGGAACGCTTGCTGGCAAGCCTCGCAGACTAGCTCGGGCTCGGAAGACAACGGCTACCAGCCGCGTCCGCCGCCGCCGCCGCCGCCGCGGCGCCCGCCGCCACCACCGCGCTCCGTGCGCGGGCGTGCCTCGTTCACCGTCAGCGCGCGCCCATCCACCTCGCGCCCGTTGAGCGCCGCGATGGCCTCGGCGGCCTTCTCCTCCGGGACGTCGACGAAGCCGAACCCCTTGTCCGGGATCAGCCGCACCTCCGACGGCTCGTACTCCGCAAACAGCTCGCGGAGCGCGCTCTCCGTTGTGGAGTAGCTCAGGTTCCCTACGTAGAGACTCTTGATGGCCATGATGGCCTCCTTCTGACACGGCCTGGCTCCGTGCGGCATTACCGCGACCAACCCGACGGCGACTTCTCACCTGCGTGCCAGGCCGCGGGCAATGGAAACGTCGCCTAGGAATATGCCCTAGCTTGCCGTCTTCGGGGACGCGCCCTCCTTAGAGAATGCCACGCCCTACTTGCGGATGTGCGCCCATTGGCAGAGTTGGCGCGGGGCGGCTCGGTTTCGGTCAACCCGGGCACGGATATACGAGGGAGGGCCCGGCCGAGCGTGCGCTCGATGTCGGCCAGCAACGGCGCATCTTCGCGCCCGGCGAGGCTCAG
Proteins encoded in this region:
- a CDS encoding RNA-binding protein, yielding MAIKSLYVGNLSYSTTESALRELFAEYEPSEVRLIPDKGFGFVDVPEEKAAEAIAALNGREVDGRALTVNEARPRTERGGGGGRRGGGGGGGRGW